One stretch of Lucilia cuprina isolate Lc7/37 chromosome 6, ASM2204524v1, whole genome shotgun sequence DNA includes these proteins:
- the LOC124420936 gene encoding kunitz-type serine protease inhibitor A-like, translating into MQFLHILSLLLLALVAYTSAQNCNPNTTSCSGGRNVGRSGRGCLARNMWYYDARLRQCREMRYLGCGGNRNRWCTRIACVRRCHRR; encoded by the exons ATGCAATTCTTGCATATATTAAGCTTATTATTGTTGGCTTTGGTGGCCTATACCTCGGCTCAAAACTGCAATCCAA ATACTACATCTTGTTCTGGTGGCCGTAATGTGGGTCGTAGTGGTCGCGGTTGTTTGGCTCGTAATATGTGGTATTACGATGCTCGTCTTAGACAATGTCGTGAAATGCGTTACTTGGGTTGTGGCGGCAACAGGAATCGTTGGTGTACACGTATAGCCTGTGTACGCAGATGTCACCGTCGTTAA
- the LOC111679412 gene encoding male accessory gland serine protease inhibitor-like: MKFLHILTLLLVALVAYTSAQRCVGRPRNPSCTGPRNVGRRGRGCTPRTMWYYDARGRQCREMRYLGCAGNNNRWCTRAACEQRCRRR; encoded by the exons atgaaatttttacacattttaaccCTCCTGCTGGTGGCTTTAGTGGCCTATACCTCGGCCCAAAGATGTGTGGGAAGACCAc GCAATCCTTCCTGTACTGGTCCTCGCAATGTGGGTCGTCGTGGCCGCGGTTGTACTCCTCGTACCATGTGGTATTATGATGCTCGTGGCCGTCAATGTCGTGAAATGCGCTATTTGGGTTGTGCTGGCAACAACAATCGTTGGTGCACTCGTGCCGCTTGTGAACAGAGATGTCGTCGTCGTTAG